aaaacaaattatacaaCTTATACATCTTCCCATAAAGATAATCTCAGAATGCACAAGGAACAAGTTACACATTCTGTCTACAGACAGGACAGGAATCATTCTTGACAAGCCATTTGTCCACACATATCAAGTGAAATGTATGGTGACAGCGAGGTAAGCTTCTTGCAATTTCGCCTACTTCAATATCCTGTAAATTTCACTTCTAGATATTTAGACCATTACATTAACAGtttcataaaaagaaatcaaatatgGAATCAATTTAATACCTACCTACAGGTGGTttaatattagtatattttCGGAACCATCTTACCAATATTCTTTgttcttttatattgtttttaacacAGGTAATGAAAAGGGATTTGGGCATTCACATATCTTAAAAAACAATGATCACCTGCAAACATATTGTACAACAAGTATTTTCTGCCTTCATATCCTTTGAGATCATATGGTGTGGTAACCTCTTGAGCGAATCTCCTGACAATCCTCTGGGTGCCACTAAGCCATGAACATCATGAATCTCATCATAGCCTGCATTAGCAATGCCAACCTGCTCAAACTAAAACGAATGATCATACGTCAAAAAGTGGTCACTATCCAACAGCTCGCAACATAAGATAGTCTAAGTACAGAATTGTTAATGGACTTCTTAACGATAATGTACTAAGCAATCAACTCAGCAAACATTTACACCTGTTCATACATTTCCACATGTTCATATCAACTATATGTAAATAAGCTTTAACTATGATTGTTAAAACCAAAGTGGTCCACAAAGGGGTCACAAAAATCCACAAGCAGTTGAAAGCAGGTATGAAACTGAAGTTGTGTCGTTAAaagacattaaaatttaaagataatcaTGTGCATATACAGCTACAGTTCCGATGACAGTGATATTACTATAGATGCACCTGTCATTAGTTGGCGAGGCGAATAATCTCTCTACACTATATAAAGCGCACATAATTATCATGCAAACAACTTTTACAATTCAGTAATTTCACTTTTCTCTCCTCTGGTATCGTAATTTTCCATCAACTAGACGTCATACATAGTTAGCAAAGTTCACAGTGCACCGACACACCTCGAGTGCACTAGTGCAACCTTAAAAAGCAATGCATTAAAACGGCATCAATGTTCATAGTCATGAGTTATCAGCATATTTGGATTCAAGATTCAAATCTTGTCCATGTGTCTAAAGATTTTGATTACAGGGCATGATTTGCACTCTGTATTGAGCAGGAAGTTGTGGACATCTAACTATGGACTGACAATCTAAGAAGGTCACGAGTTATAACTTTTGATTGCAAATTTGGGATGGAAATACTAGATATTCCACAATCTAGAAACAATTGTTGATTGAGGAATTCCTTGTCCAACTTAGCTTAAATTTtcagataaataaaatacaaaatccttCAAGAGATTTTGGATTAACCATGGTACCATATCTTGATTTGATTAATGTACCTTTTATGGTTGACTTCCTTTACGAAAACAAACTCTCAGCGGCAAAATCTTTGTTTTTGCCTTACTAAGTCGAATATTTGTTTAGTAAACTATCAAATATATCAGCAGATCACTCTACCATGATTTGCATTCTAAAAGTTTAGAGGCTTTTTTTACGAAGTGATTAGTTTGATTGTCCTTCTTTTTCAACCTCAACAGTCAGATTTCAATAGCTAAATAGGTTACATGAATTTGGAAGAAGCTGGTCAATCTGAGAAACCAATTTTAgttgaattgaaagaaaaagatgttcGTCTCTAATTAAAGAATAGTGAATATCTTCATAGTGCTAGCCaagaggagaaggaaaaagaaactgTCATTTTGCCTGCTTCCatattacaaagaaaaaaaaaatctaaaacaagTGCCGTTACTCACAAGCCTTACAGGATTAAGGTTATAAAAAATGGCCATACCCAATAGCTCTCAGTATTGCCAATTCAAACATTTGGTGATGCACCAAGGTTATTATATCAATCCACGGAAATATACAACTATTGCTTGCAAAAGGTAAATGTGGTGCGTGAGGGAAAGGAAAATTACCTGCAAATTGTAGGCAGTTAAAATGGCTGGTGTAAGGGATTCCTCAACAAGCCTCCCCCGAACAAGTTCCTCTATGAAATCTGCCTGGatttaaaagttataacatTGGCTTAAAACTACGAATTAAGAATGCCATGCATAAGGTCTAAATCGCTCTTAAAATGCTACTTAATGAGCAGGCAAGGAAAATCATTTTACTTAGACCAAGGaaaatcaacaataaaataatgactaCCAACCATAGATGATGCTCCCCGTGAGCCAGTTTGTTCCATACACCAGTATGCACGGGAAGCTTCCAACACCTCCACTGAGAGTATAGAGCCGGCAATGGCACCCAAAGAAACTCCCCGGAGAAGACCGCTCCTTGTAGCCTTAGCCGCTAAAGCACCAGCTATAGCTCCTGTCATGGCACCAGCTGCAACCATAAAACGGAACATGAGACTAATATAATCAAACATCACAGCTAGCAACACTAAAAAATAGTGATTACTGGCCAGGAAAACATTCTCCGCTCTAAATTGTTTCCACCCTTGTAAACAAAAGCACCTTCACCAACAACTTCACAACAACCATTAATTTCATCATCACCAATTCAGATCATAAGAcgggaaaaaaaaaacttaaatacaaatatttacgtgctttcagtattttttttaatcagattAGAGTTTCACCTGTAAAAACTATGTTGACCTTTGATGCAAGCAGATATCCTATTGATTATGGAATAAAACTCCAATTGCAACAGGAAAACAACACCAAAAACACCCAAATAACACCATCCAAGCTTTGCGACATAAAAAATGCaacataaatttgatttatgcatGGTACAATTTAATCTTGTATTTATATTTCCTAGTTAGCAAGAAGCCTCGAGAATTAAACCTTAATAGTcaaaagcaattaaaaaaaaaaagactccAACTTTATGGCGACAAGATTCATTTT
This genomic stretch from Vigna radiata var. radiata cultivar VC1973A chromosome 7, Vradiata_ver6, whole genome shotgun sequence harbors:
- the LOC106768265 gene encoding NEP1-interacting protein-like 2 isoform X1, with protein sequence METEIIQGPWGLRSLPKFILCTISGALTVCFAIAGAMTGAIAGALAAKATRSGLLRGVSLGAIAGSILSVEVLEASRAYWCMEQTGSRGASSMADFIEELVRGRLVEESLTPAILTAYNLQFEQVGIANAGYDEIHDVHGLVAPRGLSGDSLKRLPHHMISKDMKAENTCCTICLQDIEVGEIARSLPRCHHTFHLICVDKWLVKNDSCPVCRQNV
- the LOC106768265 gene encoding NEP1-interacting protein-like 2 isoform X2 codes for the protein METEIIQGPWGLRSLPKFILCTISGALTVCFAIAGAMTGAIAGALAAKATRSGLLRGVSLGAIAGSILSVEVLEASRAYWCMEQTGSRGASSMADFIEELVRGRLVEESLTPAILTAYNLQVGIANAGYDEIHDVHGLVAPRGLSGDSLKRLPHHMISKDMKAENTCCTICLQDIEVGEIARSLPRCHHTFHLICVDKWLVKNDSCPVCRQNV